AGAAATCTGTGGGCCGCTCCATGAGACGCATCGACAGAAGAGCCGGATGGTGGAAATCTCCTTGTCCGGATCTGGTGAGGGCCCCGGTCGGGAAACCGGCCGGGGCTACTCGACACCCCCTCCCCTCCTCACGAGAGGTAGAAGCCGCCGCACAGGCCGATCTCGCGGAACAGCTCTGAGCGGAAGTAGCCGAGGTCGAAGATGAGCAGGCGACCGCGGAGCGGGGGCAACCCCCCGAAGTAAGGAGCTTCTCCCAACTGTGATTTCGTTCGCGGGGGCCGGGCTCAGGCGAAGTTCGGTACGGAGGGCCTCGGTGCCATCGGCGCGATCGCCGTTTCCGCGCGCTCGCCGGCCCGGCGGCGCTCCTCGCCGACCAGGAGCAGGAGCTCCCGATCGTCCACGACCTTCATGTCGGCGAGCGCCTGCATGTAGCCGTCGACGAACCCCTGCGACTTCGCGTAGCGGTCGGCCGCGGTCCCCCGGTGCCGGGTGTCGAACAGGTCGGCCAGACACGTCCGGAGCCTCGTGATCGCTTCTCTCTTGCTCATGCCGCGTTCCTCCCTCTCCTCGAGATCTACGGGACGCGGCGCCGGCGGATCAACTTTTCGGCGTGACGAGCACCGCCTCGGCGGCGGCGCGGCGGACGGCGGGGCGCTCGTCCGCGAGGAGCGAGACGAAGCGCGCGCGGAGCAACGGCGCCCGTTTCGAGCGGCGGATCGTGAGCACGACCTCGGCCTCGTCCGCGGACGAGAGCGCTTCCGACGCCTCCTCCGACGCCGCCGGATCGCCGAGGACGGCGAGCGCGTCCCGCGCCTCCTCGCCCGGCGAGCCCGCGCCCTCGAAGACCCGCCGCAGCGCAGCTGCCACGCGATCCCGGTGCGCGCCGTTCCCGAGCATCGCCGCGGCGATGAGCGCGACGCGCGGCGCCTCGTCGTCGAGCAGGTCGAGGAGCAGCTCCTCCCGGTCCTCGAGGGCGGCCCGCGAGAGGTTCACGGCGGCCGTGGCGCGGATCCCCTGCCGCTCGTCGGCGAGCGCCTCGAGCAGCCGCGCGCGGCCCTTCTTCGAGCCCGTCCGCGCGAGCTCCGCCGCCGCGACGACCGCGGTCTCGTCGAGGGGGCCGAGCGCCCGCTCCTCGAGGAGCGCCATCGCCTCCTCCGAGCCGACGTCGCCGAGCCCGAGCAGCGCGGCCTGCGCCACTCCCGGGTCGTCGCCGCCGAGCAGCTCGCGCAGGATGTCGACCGCGTCGCCGCCGAGCGCGCGTCCGGAGCGCGCGGCCTCGGAGCGGACCCGGAGATCCGGATCGAGGCGCGCGGCCTCGCGGAGCAAGCTTTCGAAGCGCTCCTCTCCCCTCCGGCCGAGGGCGCGGACCGCGTCGGCGCGGACGCGCGGATCGAGATCCAGCACGAGCCCGGCGAGCCTCCCGGAATCGATCTCGTCGTCCCAGCTGGACACCGCGTACGCGCGGACGTCGGCCGACGGATCCGCGAGCAGCGCCTCGAGCTCGTCGTCTCCCGGCGGGCGACGCCGGTCGAGCGCGATCCGGGCGAGCGCGGCGGCCGGGGCCGACTTCCCCTTGGCGAGCTGCTCGAGGAACCTGCGGCCGTCCCTGCCCGTGGCCGCGAGCGCCCGCACCGCGTCCAGGGGCGACTCGCCGGCCGCGGCCGCACGCTTGAGGATCAGCGCCGCGAGCGCGTTCTCCCGCGCAAAGTCGCCCTCGACCGAGGCCAGGGCGCCCTTCGCGTCGGACGCGTCGAGGAGCCGCGTCAGCCCGGCCAGGCTCGGCGCGCACCCGGACGCGGCGATCGCCGTCGAAACGAGGAGCGTGAGGAGGCCTGTCGTGCGCCCCCGCAGTGTCGCCATCGTCCGCCTCACGAGACGAGCAGCGCCGCGCCGAACACCCCGGCGGAGTCGCCGAGGGTGTGGCGCAGGATAGGGGTCAGAAGCTCGTCCGAGAAGAGGTACCGGGCGACGCGCTCGCGCCCCTCGGTGTAGAGGACGTCCGCGTTGGACACGCCGCCGCCGAGCACGATCGCGTCCGGATCGAGGACGTTGATCAGGTTCGCCACCGCGCGGCCGTAGGCGTCGAGCCAGGCTTCGACGCACCGCACCGCGGGCTCCTCGCCGCGCCCGCGCCGCTCGAGGATCTCGGGCAGCCCCGCGCCCTCGGGGCCCCCGAGCTCGGCGTGGTGCCGCTCGATCCAGGGACCCGCGAGGTACGTCTCCACGCAGCCGATCTGGCCGCAGTAGCAGCGCCGCCCGCCCTGCGGGAACAGGATCGTGTGGCCCCACTCGCCGCAGATCGACTGCGGGCCCTCGCGCGCCGCGCCGTCGAGGACGAGCCCGCCGCCGACGCCGGTCCCGAGGATGGCGCCGAACACGAGCCCGCACCCCTTGGCGGCGCCCATCGACGCCTCTGCCAGCGCGAAGCAGTTCGCGTCGTTCGCGAAGACGGGCGCGCGGCCGAGCCGGAGCCCGAGATCCCGGCGGAACGGCATGCCGTTCAGGCACACGGTGTTCGAGTTCTTGCCGAGCCCCTCCCGCGTGACGCTCCCGGGCATGCCGATGCCGATCGGTGCGTCCTCCCCCGCCTCGCGGGCGAGCCCCTCGATGAACGCCGCCGTGCGCTCGAGGACGTGCGCGTAGCCCCGCGCCGACTCGGTCGGAATCCGCCGGCGCACCGCGACCTCGGGCTGCGGCCGCGGGCCTCTCACGACGACCCCCTCGATCTTGGTGCCGCCGAAGTCGATGCCGATGCGCGCGCGATCGCCCATCAGACGGGATCGTCGCCGAGCCAGCCGGGGTCGTGGACGCCGCCGCACTGGTAGCAGCCCACGGCGTGGCCGTAGGTGTCGCGCTGGATGTTGAAGCGGTGGACGCGGCGCCCGCACACCGGGCAGGTGGCGGTCTCCCCGCCGACATCAGCCTCGGCGTCAGCCCCGGCGCCGGCGGCGGGTTCCTCCTTGGGCTCGGCCTCTTGGGGCACGGGATCGCGGAACACCGGCACCGGCGGCGGGACGACCCAGAGGCGGACGTGCTCCGCGCGGATGCGCTGCCGCGTTTCGAGCGAGATGAGCCGCGCGAGGACGCGCTTCCCGAGCGTCGCGAGCTCGCCGAACGAGGTCGCCTCGCCGATCCGGACCCCGGCGATCCAGTCCTTGCGCCCGGCGGGTGCGAGCACGAGATCGTCGGCCCCCTCGGCCGTCCGCTCGACCGCGGTGCGGACCGCGTCGCGCAGCGACTGCTCGGCCCTGACTCCGACGAGCAGGTGCAGTGTCTTCGTGTCGTTCATCTTCTGCGGAAGAGATAAACCAATACCGTTCGCCGCGCAACGACCTCGGGCGCGGGGCGCCTCAGCCCCTCCAGCGCTGCGCCATCGGGATCCGGCGCCCCGGGCCGAACGTCTTGGAGGTGATCTTGAGGCCGGGCGGCGCCTGCCGGCGCTTGTGCTCGCTCGCGCGCACGAGCCGGAGCACCTCGCGGACCGTCTCGGCCGGGTAGCCCGCGCCGATGATCTCCTCCGCGTCCCGGCCGAGATCCACGTGCTCGCGCAGGATCGCGTCGAGCACCGGGTAGGGCGGGAGGCTGTCCTCGTCCTTCTGATCGTCGCGTAGCTCGGCGCTCGGCGGCTTCGAGATCGTGGCCGCCGGGATCACCTGGCCCGCGCGGTTCACGTGCGCGGCGATCGCGTAGACGAGCGTCTTGGGGACGTCCGAGAGCACGGCGAGGCCGCCCGCCATGTCGCCGTAGAGAGTGCAGTACCCGGTCGCCGACTCGGACTTGTTGCCGGTCGTGAGCACGAGGTGGCCGAGCTTGTTGGACAGCGCCATGAGCACGACGCCGCGCACGCGCGCCTGGAGGTTCTCCTCGGTCAGATCGCGAGCGCGCCCCTCGAAAAGCGGCTCGAGCCCGTCGCAGAACGCCTGGTAGAGCCCGTCGATCGGAACGACCTCGTAGCCGATCCCGAGGTTGCGCGCGAGCGCCGCCGCGTCGTCGAGCGAGCCCTGCGAGGAGTGGCGCGTGGGCATCGAGACGCCGAGCACGTTCGAAGCGCTGAGCGCCCGCGCTGCGACGACCGCGACGAGCGCCGAGTCGATGCCGCCCGACAGGCCGAGCACCGCGGAGCAGAACCCGCACTTGCGGGCGTAGTCGCGCGTGCCGACGGTCAGCGCCTCGAGCGCCGCGGCCTCGTCGCCCCCGAGCGGTTCGCGCACGTCGCCGGTCATCGCGCCGAGATCGACGACGACGAGATCCTCCGCGAGCTCGGCCGCGCGGGCCAGGAGCGCTCCGTCCGGGCCGAACGCGGCGCTCGCGCCGTCGAAGACCAGATCGTCGTTGCCGCCGACCTGGTTGACGAAGAGCACCGGCCGGCCGCAGCGCCTCGCGGTCTCGGCGGCGAGGCGCGGCCGGAGATCGCGCTTCTCGAGGGTGAACGGCGAGGCCGCGATGTTGACGATGAGCTGCGCGCCCTTCGCGACGAGCTCCGCGACGGGATCGCGATCGTAGAGCCGCGTGACGGGCGACGACGGCCCGCCCCAGAGATCCTCGCACACGGTGAGCCCGAGCCGCACGCCGCCGAAGGAGACCGGCTCGATCTCCGCCGCGGGCTCGAAGTAGCGCCGCTCGTCGAAGACGTCGTAGGTCGGCAGGAGCGCCTTGGCCTGTTGCGCGGCGATCGCCCCGTCCGCGAGCAGCACCGCGCAGTTCTCGAGCGCCTTGCCCGTGGGCCTCGCGCTCTCGCGCACGCAGCCCACGATCGCCGCCGTGCCCCCGCGCGTCTCGGCCGCCAGCGCCTGGAGCGCGCGCTCGCCGTCGCGGACGAAGCCGCGCCGCTCGAGCAGATCGTGGGGCGGGTAGCCGGAGATCGCCATCTCCGGGAAGACGGCGAGCTCGGCCCCCCGGGCGCGGGCCTCGCGGAGCGCCGCGCGGATCCTCTCCGCGTTTCCGTCGAAGTCGCCGACCGTCGGATCGATCTGGCAGAGCGCTACCTTCATGTCGCGAGATCTAATGCCGGGCGGCGCCGCCGGTCAAACGGGAAAGGTTACCGCGAGCCGCGGGGGAGGTCAGTCTTCCTGGTGCAGCGGGGGAGGAGGGGCGAAGCCGCCGTCGTCGCACGGCACGCCGGGGAACGGGTTCGGGCCGTCTCCGCAGCGATGCCGGGGCTCCTCCTCGGGCGGCAGCTCGATGCCGAGCGCCTCGAGCCCCGCGCGATCGTCGTAGTAGAGCGCGAGCAGCTCGCGCGGCTTCTCCGCATCGCGGCGCACGAACGGGACGATCGTCGCAGACGAATCGAGCTCGTCGCCGTACTTCGTGCCGAGCCCGGGCGACGACGGGGCGGGGCCGCCCGCGGCCTTGGCGCTCTCCATCTGCGCCGACGGAGCGCTGTCCGCCGCGCCGTGCGCGGGCGCCGGCCGGGGGTAGTCCCGATCCTCTCCCTCGCCGTCGCCCGCGATGACCGCGTCGCCGCGATCCGTGTCGTCCTCGGACTCATCGAACACCGCGAGGCCGA
This region of Pseudomonadota bacterium genomic DNA includes:
- a CDS encoding HEAT repeat domain-containing protein; its protein translation is MATLRGRTTGLLTLLVSTAIAASGCAPSLAGLTRLLDASDAKGALASVEGDFARENALAALILKRAAAAGESPLDAVRALAATGRDGRRFLEQLAKGKSAPAAALARIALDRRRPPGDDELEALLADPSADVRAYAVSSWDDEIDSGRLAGLVLDLDPRVRADAVRALGRRGEERFESLLREAARLDPDLRVRSEAARSGRALGGDAVDILRELLGGDDPGVAQAALLGLGDVGSEEAMALLEERALGPLDETAVVAAAELARTGSKKGRARLLEALADERQGIRATAAVNLSRAALEDREELLLDLLDDEAPRVALIAAAMLGNGAHRDRVAAALRRVFEGAGSPGEEARDALAVLGDPAASEEASEALSSADEAEVVLTIRRSKRAPLLRARFVSLLADERPAVRRAAAEAVLVTPKS
- a CDS encoding NAD+ synthase, encoding MKVALCQIDPTVGDFDGNAERIRAALREARARGAELAVFPEMAISGYPPHDLLERRGFVRDGERALQALAAETRGGTAAIVGCVRESARPTGKALENCAVLLADGAIAAQQAKALLPTYDVFDERRYFEPAAEIEPVSFGGVRLGLTVCEDLWGGPSSPVTRLYDRDPVAELVAKGAQLIVNIAASPFTLEKRDLRPRLAAETARRCGRPVLFVNQVGGNDDLVFDGASAAFGPDGALLARAAELAEDLVVVDLGAMTGDVREPLGGDEAAALEALTVGTRDYARKCGFCSAVLGLSGGIDSALVAVVAARALSASNVLGVSMPTRHSSQGSLDDAAALARNLGIGYEVVPIDGLYQAFCDGLEPLFEGRARDLTEENLQARVRGVVLMALSNKLGHLVLTTGNKSESATGYCTLYGDMAGGLAVLSDVPKTLVYAIAAHVNRAGQVIPAATISKPPSAELRDDQKDEDSLPPYPVLDAILREHVDLGRDAEEIIGAGYPAETVREVLRLVRASEHKRRQAPPGLKITSKTFGPGRRIPMAQRWRG
- a CDS encoding ROK family protein; the protein is MGDRARIGIDFGGTKIEGVVVRGPRPQPEVAVRRRIPTESARGYAHVLERTAAFIEGLAREAGEDAPIGIGMPGSVTREGLGKNSNTVCLNGMPFRRDLGLRLGRAPVFANDANCFALAEASMGAAKGCGLVFGAILGTGVGGGLVLDGAAREGPQSICGEWGHTILFPQGGRRCYCGQIGCVETYLAGPWIERHHAELGGPEGAGLPEILERRGRGEEPAVRCVEAWLDAYGRAVANLINVLDPDAIVLGGGVSNADVLYTEGRERVARYLFSDELLTPILRHTLGDSAGVFGAALLVS